The Candidatus Rhabdochlamydia sp. T3358 nucleotide sequence GTTAAAGCTTGTACCGTATATGAATTTATGAAATAAATGACCAAAAAGACACCTATAAAAAAGACAAACAGTGCAAGCAGAGCATTAAGCCAAGTTGAGGACTGATAGATGTCGTTATTAATCTGTCTCTCTATCTTTTTAAACTTAAAAAACGCAAAGATGCAAAGTATAGCTCCAACACCTACTAAAGACATACCAAATAGAGAAGAATACCCTTGTGAAGGTGACTGTCTTGATTCTCCTAAAAAAAATGCTGTTTGTTGCATGAAAAAGGAAAACCTTCCGACAACAAACCCAAATGCCATTATTCCAAGGTTGGTTCTAATCCATGCCAAAAAAGTTCTCTCATTGGCCAAATGATCCGCGCGATTAAAACTTTTCACGGGGCTTTCAGTGGATTTTTCTATCATACTCTTTTTATAAAGAACTGCTCTGTTTTTCACAATGTAGAATTGAGCATAGCAACTTAACCACGTATAGAGGAAACTGTCTCTCATAAAAATCACGCTCTCTATAGAGAGTTCGTAAGGTGAGTTTAAATCATTTGGGTTTTAAACTACTCCGGAGTATTTGCAAGACTTTTCTGGTTCCTAGAGCGAAAAAATGCAAAGTATTCTTGATTATTCGCCCTGTAAAGGAAAAAAATTTGCAAGATTATTTTTCAACCTCGTAGTTATGGGAAATTTTTTGTTTATTCGGGTTATTTCTTCTGTGTGAGGAATAACGCTTGCTTCAATTGCTTTGCATACTTCATCCACCGCATAAGTTGGAAGATGATCTGCTTCTGTGGTCCTATACACAAAAAGAATGCTATCTGTTTGAGCTATAGCAGAGAGAGGAGTTCCATTTCTTTTACGATCTTCCTCAGTTGGTATGTAAATATGTTTAAAAAGCGGATCAAAAGGAACTTTATCAATATGCATCTTCTCTACAGCTTTTTGAAGAAGCTGTTTTTGATGCAATAGCTGTTTTTCCAGCTCATCAGAAGACTTTTTCTTTTGGTACCAAGACACAGGATAATCGCATTTAGGACATTCATGGGATCCCCCATATTTTACCCAAAGCTGTTCATATTTTTCGTTTACTAGATCCTGATGATTTCTCAAAGTTATAGCTGTGCACTTAAACTTCTCTTTTTCAATAGTACATTCCTGTTCAATGCAAGCAGAAGAGGAAGCAAAACCGCCTAATTTTTTTAAAAGATGTGCAAAACTATGAAGATCTACCTCTTTAATTGGATGCTCTAGCAAATCTGCTTCAATTTTAGCGCATATTTCTTGCACTGTATAAGTTGGAAGATTGTCTATTTCTGCTATGCAAGCCTCTTGATCTTTTACAGGCACTTCTTTAGTTTTATATTCAAAAAGAATCATATCTGTGAGCGCTAGATGAGAAAGGCTATTTCCATTTCTTATATGCTCCTCTTCAGTTGGTATAAAAATACGTTCAAAAGCCGGGTCAAAGGGCTGCCCATCAACATGCATCTTCTCCATCGCTCTCTGAAGAAGCCGCCTTTGGTAAGACAATAGTTTCTCCATCTCATCAGAAGATCTCTTGTCAAACCAAGAGACAGGATAATGGCTTTTAGGGTGTCTTTGAGATGGGTTGATATGCAAGCTATATTTTTCTCGAACCTGATCATATTTTTCATCTACTAAATCCTGAGAGTTTAGCATAGTTATAGATGCATACTTAGTAGACGTCTTTTCATCAAGAACATATGCCTGCTCAACACTCGCAGGAGATCCAGAAAAACCGCCAAATTTTTTTAAAGGCCATCCAAAACCGTGAATCTCTACTATACTGCATTTGGGTCTGAATTCAATTATAGCCATATTATTTGCGGCATTTATACTAATCTTATTTTTTGTTGGCAGTCCAATATCATGCAAACACGCAATAAGCTCTTCCCTCTCGGGATTTACTCTCCCATCTTGCTGGCTTTGTTTTTTGAAGATCCCAGCAATATATCCTATTACGGATTCGGCAATAAAGGGTTCTGGGGGCTCAGCAAACGCGATATCATACCGATCCCAAGCCTCCCTTAGCTCAGCATCTATATCTTCAGGCTCTTCCTCCAAGCAAGATATTGTTGAGTTAAACTGCTGAGGTAAATAACTTTTATAGCCAAGGGCATTGCTAGTACTAGGTTGACTTGAGCCTGCCGTGTCTTGGTAAGTTTGCAAAGAAAAGTGTTCCAGAGAGGAATCTTGACTTGTAATCGGTGCAGACATAGAAAAATCCTCTGTTTTTTTAAATAAATAACATGGTTATTAATTGATTATGTTCTAAATGCTTTTCTCTTATACTCATCTATTTATTCTTTGGTAAAAATTTCCTCAAAGCTTCCCCATATTTCTTTACCATTTTTAACAACTTCAGCGGCGTTCTTTGCAACTTTAGCAACATCTTTGCTTACTTCAACCGCGTTTTTCATGGTATCTTTTACTTCTGTTCCAGAAAAAAAGCTTCCAATGCCTCTTCCCGTGCTTCCAATTGTGTTCCTGATGCTTTTCCCAGCGCCACAACATCTCAGGATCCATCTTCTTCCAGCAACATCAAATAGAAATACAGATCTATCACATGCAATATAAAGGTTTATGGTAGCACAAACCTCCAGGGCTGTTGTAAAATGATCAATAACCGTTTTCCTATCTGCAGCTGCAATGCTAGGAACTCCACAAATCAAACTTTCCATTCCATATCGATTGATTTCAGATAATTGGTAATTTTTTTGCGCATCTGCAGAGAATATTCCTGAAAAGAAAGCCAGTAAGCACATCGGTCCTTGTCGTAAGAATGCAGCATATATTTGCATACTAACATGCCATGTTTCAATATCCTTAAAGGTTCTAAATACAGGCTCTGTATTATTAGGATTAAAAGAAAATTTTATTTTTTCTGCTTTGATGCAATCTGTATATTCACCCTGAATAACTTTTCCTTCTGCATCTTTATAATAAAATTGTTGTTTTACCCAGGCGCTGACCTGTGCTGCATCTACTTGAGATAGAACACAATCTTTCATAAAACAGACTAATGGATTTGTATCACGTGTTCCATAAAAGATTACTGATTCAGCAACTCCACTTGCATTGTATAGCAATTGAGGCAGGTTGTATTCTCGAATAAGACGGATAAGCTCTTTACCCTTTAAGAAACCGACATTTTCCGAAGAATAGGAAACATCACGACTATCGTTCAATGCCCTATCAAAAACCCTGCACAACATATCTTCTTGTGATCCAGAATTACGCTTGATGAAACGAATTTCACGATCCGCGGCCCATACCTTAACAATCTCTTCTTTAATTATCTTTCCACTCTCTTCTGCCGCTTCATGATATCGTACTACTCCCTCTTCTGCTGTTGGTTCGTAAGATAGAATTCTATGGTTTCTTCGTTCCTCTGTGCTTTCCTCTAATATGGGAAAACCCTCAGCATCGGCAGACATAACTGGTTCATATTTTATGAGAAAATTATCATCATAATTACCTTTCCATATCACTACTGCAATTTTTTTCTCTTCTACATTAGCTGAAACAATAATAGCAACACGACTCCTTAAGTCATTTCTAAATAGTCGACTTTCAATTATGCCTTCGGAATCTTTCCAAATACATTGCCCTAATGTAAATACTTCTGAAGAAGATGCTTTGCTTTCCCAATATTCTTTAATCCATGAATTATATACCGCGTAACAAATACCGGTGCGGTTTTTGGAGACTCTTAATTCTAAGTCAGGATTATTTTTTAGTCTCCAGCTACATATAGGCTGTGACTTAAATGCTGTTCGATTAACAAGCGGAACAAGAGAAGTTGTCATAAGTTGAGTCTTTATGTTGGTTTATTTTTGATAGGTATATTTATTTAAATTAAATATGATAATGATAAGAAAAGATTAAGTCAAAAAAAATTTTTTGTTTATTTTTTGAAGTATTTTAAACAGAAAAATGCTCTAAAAACTTGAGAGGAAACAAGGCTTATACAGAATAAGCCTTGTTATTTGTGTGTGTTTTGATTTGTCTTAAGCGATCGTAACTTCTTTACAGAGATATACATCTTGGATTGCATGAAGAATTTGAACGCCTTCTTTAAGAGGTCTCTGAAAGGCCTTACGTCCAGAAATTAAGCCCATACCACCGGCTCTTTTATTAATAACAGCGGTTTCTACAGCTTGACTTAAATCATTGGCTCCTTCTGAAGGCCCGCCTGAATTGATTAAACCCACTCGACCCATATAGCCATTTGCCACTTGATAACGACATAGGTCAATCATATGATCAGAACATAGTTCTGTGTACATTTTTTCGGTTTGTTTACCAAACTTTAGAGCTTTAAAGCCACCATTGTTTATAGGTAACTTCTGTTTTACAATATCTGCTCCAATTGTAGCCCCTAAATGATTTGCTTGACCGGTTAAATCAGCTGCTTCATGAAAGTCTTTATCAGCTGTTTTAAAAGCAGGATTACGCAAATAGCACCATAGAACAGTTGCCATGCCTAAATCATGTGCTAGTGCAAAAGCTTGAGACACCTCTTGTATTTGTGTGCGACATTCTGGTGAACCAAAATAAATTGTTGCACCTACGGCAACGCAGCCCATGTCATAGGCTTGTTCCACATTTGCAAACATGGTTTGCTCAAATTTGTTAGGATAGCTTAAGAGCTCATTGTGATTGAGTTTCAGCATAAAAGGGATTTTGTGTGCATAGCGACGCGCAACCATGCTTAGCACTCCCAAAGTGGAAGCAACAGCATTGCATCCCCCTTCAATGGCTAATTTCACAATATTTTCAGGATCAAAATAGTCGGGGTTTGCAGCAAAAGAAGCTCCTGCTGTATGTTCTATTCCTTGATCTACCGGTAAAATCGAGAGATAGCCAGTTCCTCCCAGGCGTCCTGCTTGAAACATCGTATTTAAACTATTTAATACGCGATTATTACGATCAGACTGGGAAAAAATGCGATCGACAAAGTCAGAGCCTGGTAAATGCAAACGCTCTTTAGGAATTTTACAAGTGTGATCAAGCAAATCTTTAGCTTTTTTACCTAATAGCTTTTCAATATTAGCAAGCGACATGGAGGAACCTCTAGATTTAAAATTTCTTAAAAAAAGACAACTATATAGATAAAAACAGCTTTTTTAAAGGATTTTAACATCTAAAAGGGAAAAATCTGCAAATTTAACCCTTTTATTGTTATAAAAAAAATTTATTTTTGCAGAATTTGTTCAATTTCCTCTAAGCTTTTGCCTTTTGTTTCAGGCACGTATCTAAGGACAAACCAAAAAGCTACCACGCTAATTACACCATAAAGAAGAAAAGACCCTCCAATTCCCATAGAAACCAGCAAATTAGGGAATGTCAATGAAACAAAATAATTACAGAGCCAGTTTACAAATGTAGCAAGAGTCATTGCTTTACCACGCACCTTTAATGGATAGATCTCTGAGAGTAATACCCAGGTGATGGGGCCTAAGCCAATAGCAAAAAAAGCAACATAACATATTAAACTAATGACAGCCATTTCATCAATTAATGAAGAGCGTAAAAAGGAAGTGATAGCAAGAGAGAACAAACTAATCACCATCCCTGTAATCCCTATCAAAAGCAATCTTCTTCTTCCTATACGGTCTAATAGCCAAACAGACACAAGTGTTGCTAATACATTAATCATACCGATGGATAAGGTAGCAAATGTAGCACTAATAGCGGATGCATACCCTGCTCCTTGAAAAATGCGAGGTGCATAGTAAATAACCGTATTAATCCCTGTAATTTGTTGAAAGGCGCTAATGAAAAGACCTACGAATAAAACGGTGCGTAACTTAGAGGAGAATAAAAGCCTCCAAGCTCTTTTATCTCTTGAGCTAGCTGAATGCTTCATTTCATCAACATGACTCTCCCAATCCCGATCTAAACGTAATCTCTCTAAAACAGTAATAGCAAGACGAGACTTGCCATTTTTAAAAAGCCAAGCGGGAGATTCCGGTGTAAAAAAAAGAGCAAGGAGTTGAATAGCAGCAGGAAGACTGCCAATAATAAACATCTCTTGCCAATCTGCTTTTTTTGCATAAATGTAATTAATGAAATACGCTCCAAGAATCCCAAGTGTAATGGCTAATTGATAGGCAGAAACAATCCCTCCTCTACGATTAGGAGGCGCAATTTCAGCAAGATATAAAGGCGCTGTTACAGAAACAACCCCAACAGCTATCCCACTGACCACACGCCCAAAAAGCAAGGTAAAATAAGCATGCGCTTCTGCTGTAATCCAAGAGCCTAAAATAAATAAAACAGCTGTCAGCATAATGGTCCATTTACGCCCTAAGCGATCCGCTAAATACCCTCCCATTAAGGCCCCTACAAGAGCTCCTAATAAAATGATGCTAACCAATACTCCTTGTTCTGCAACAGATAGATGAAAAATCGGAGAGATAAAAATTAAAGCTCCTGAAATGATTGCCGTATGATATCCAAATAATAAACCTCCTAAACAAGCTATTGTCACAACAAAGATCATATACTTGCTTAAACGCTGTTTATGAGCCATACTCTGCCTCTTTTTTTTGTAGTGTCTTTTTCATAAGTCGATGTGGAATACCAATTTTTTCAATGGTAGGACCTTCTGGTTGATAGCCCATTTGCTGATAAAAACCTT carries:
- a CDS encoding DUF202 domain-containing protein, whose product is MIEKSTESPVKSFNRADHLANERTFLAWIRTNLGIMAFGFVVGRFSFFMQQTAFFLGESRQSPSQGYSSLFGMSLVGVGAILCIFAFFKFKKIERQINNDIYQSSTWLNALLALFVFFIGVFLVIYFINSYTVQALTDHF
- a CDS encoding class I fructose-bisphosphate aldolase; this encodes MSLANIEKLLGKKAKDLLDHTCKIPKERLHLPGSDFVDRIFSQSDRNNRVLNSLNTMFQAGRLGGTGYLSILPVDQGIEHTAGASFAANPDYFDPENIVKLAIEGGCNAVASTLGVLSMVARRYAHKIPFMLKLNHNELLSYPNKFEQTMFANVEQAYDMGCVAVGATIYFGSPECRTQIQEVSQAFALAHDLGMATVLWCYLRNPAFKTADKDFHEAADLTGQANHLGATIGADIVKQKLPINNGGFKALKFGKQTEKMYTELCSDHMIDLCRYQVANGYMGRVGLINSGGPSEGANDLSQAVETAVINKRAGGMGLISGRKAFQRPLKEGVQILHAIQDVYLCKEVTIA
- a CDS encoding sugar porter family MFS transporter; translated protein: MAHKQRLSKYMIFVVTIACLGGLLFGYHTAIISGALIFISPIFHLSVAEQGVLVSIILLGALVGALMGGYLADRLGRKWTIMLTAVLFILGSWITAEAHAYFTLLFGRVVSGIAVGVVSVTAPLYLAEIAPPNRRGGIVSAYQLAITLGILGAYFINYIYAKKADWQEMFIIGSLPAAIQLLALFFTPESPAWLFKNGKSRLAITVLERLRLDRDWESHVDEMKHSASSRDKRAWRLLFSSKLRTVLFVGLFISAFQQITGINTVIYYAPRIFQGAGYASAISATFATLSIGMINVLATLVSVWLLDRIGRRRLLLIGITGMVISLFSLAITSFLRSSLIDEMAVISLICYVAFFAIGLGPITWVLLSEIYPLKVRGKAMTLATFVNWLCNYFVSLTFPNLLVSMGIGGSFLLYGVISVVAFWFVLRYVPETKGKSLEEIEQILQK